Within Limanda limanda chromosome 17, fLimLim1.1, whole genome shotgun sequence, the genomic segment TCGCTCCGCTCTGGACTTTAAATGATCTGTGACACGGAGTTGATTTCAGCGtccagtgaaaaaaaaaagagggaagtTAAAAAGTTGGAGTTAAAACCTGCAGTTTCTCACCTGGCGTCTCCAGCAGCCGGCGAAGTTCCCCCTCCAcacctggctgctgctgctccagctcctgcgTCCTGGCTCTGGACAAATAGATCATCGATTACATGCAAAGACACGCAAAACTAATTTATCATGAAATTACAGCGATTCCCAAAATTTGTGCAATCTTGAACTGATTAATTTCGTTTGACTGTGAAGAAGTTTGAATTCTCCCTCAAATCcgaatttcaaaataagaagTTATTTTCCCTCACGTGTATACGAGCTCAGACTCTTTTCTAATGTACATCTGCTTCTTTCGAATCAGGTTGAACCAGTCAACCATCAGTGGGTCCATCAAtatgtctccctctccctctgagaaaacaaaaaacaaacaatacaaacattttgaTCATTGATAATGTTCAATAATGCCTATACAATTATTAATTGTATAATTTAGTCCACTGCTGTGTCCTCAGCTTGTACAGTTAGATTTGGGCAAATTACATTCTGCAGGGATAAATTAAACTCAAAGAAAGTGTTTAGACAACATTGTTTAAATACAGTTCTGTGCACTTCTGATGTCAAATAACAGCTGATGTTACAGGTTAAGTAGCAGAATAATTCTGTTGTCATTTATATTATACTGTTTTCCCACCaatataacaaattaaaaaagaatcaCGGCTCATTGTATCATCGTCAGATCAAGTCTTTGTTTTCATTAGACTGTATTTGTTGCACAATAATAAAATTAAGTGCAGTTACATATGAGGATTGGGTGTAATGTGGCTGGTGACAGGCGACTAGCCTCCTGGGACCATGTCAGCACAGCCTCTTGAGAGACTGAAGCTAAACCTGAAGACGATGTCCTCAGAGGCTGCAGCTAATCTCACTCTTAACATTCAGTGTCACTATTACTGTCATGTGATGGAACAGCATCTTTCAACACCTTGAATTGTCCTCAGTTAGTTAGACactgttcctgctgctgtaaacacCTCAAACAGAACATGACACTCCTTTATTTAGCAGGGTGTGAATATTTTGGTTGATCAATTATCAAAATAGTCACTTTTTCATACAAAACACCAAAAGATTAAGTCATTAAGACAAAACAAGCTTTTTAAATGTCCCTTTCAACTAATATTTCTCACTACATTCAGATGTTATATGTTGCAGTTGATTTGCAGATTAATCAATAACTGTTATTTGCAGTCGATGCATGTTCAAAATGCTTTTAAATGCAACTTTTAACATGGAGTAGATGTAAACCAACAATGAGGGATTACAGTGAAGTGCAGATTTGTCTtaatcatttattaaattataacaTGCAAAACTCCTGCAGGGATTAGCtctaagtatttattttttatagtgtTTGCACTCAGATAGTCAAATATTGAACATTCTATTGCAGATCCAATTTGCAATACTAAATacagtttaaatatttgtattaatataatGGATTTGTTATGTATTTGTGGTTTAGTGACCGACAACATTCAGAACAACTCAGCGCTGGGTGGCAGTTTGGACAGCTTGCATTTTCTGCCTCACCAGGTCAGGCTGGAGAAACCTGAGTAGGTGgatgaattgatttttttttttaaaaatgattattgGCCATTCCCAATTACTGACCAGTCAATCAAGTATACACACAACAAGAGTCAAGACTGGGACTAGAGGACCAGTCTGCCTTCACCAGAATAACCATGAACTGAACTTCTGCCAGGGTTTAGTTTTTCACGCCGACAAATTCCAGTCGAGTTAGATGATCTCCTAGGTGGTTGCGCAATTGATGTCAAATTCTGGCCAAGGGATTGAACACTCAAGCATCCTGGGTGGCAggtagaggaagaaaaaaaaaaaaaagctgtatgCAATCGaccagaatatatatataactatacCCAAGTCGTGTTGACCTTGAGGAAAGCAATCAGGCCCCCGACTCCCACTACCTTAAAAAGAGAAGCAACATCCCTGTGGGCGGCCTGTGCCTCTCACCTCATTTGGCTGCAGAAACAGTAATAGAAATAGCAGGTAAATcccccccgcacacacacacacacacctccagctgACAgtgagtaaatgtgtgtgtgaagcaacCAGGACACAACTCCGCACTAGAGATACCGAGGCAGCAGCGGGAATCGACAGTTTGCACAAATTCAATAAGAAACGAAAGTTTGCAGCGAGGTTATCCGCTGCAGGAGAGCAAAATGTTCCACTGACATCTGCGGCTGGTTTCAAAATTGAAAAAGCTTGTTTCTGATTTGTCCACATTCGGCTTTTATTTGTCTAAACAAGGCAAAGGTAGGAAGTGGAAGAGGATTTCGAGTGATAACGGGGgagataaagaaacaaaaaaacgtaCCCTCCTCACAGCTGCGGAGATCCTTTTCCAGCTCCACACCCTCCTGCTCCAACTGAGCCAAGTTGGTCTCGATATCACTCAGCTCCCTCTCGATCTGCTCCGCCGGGACGTGATAAGACTTCACctgatagaaaaacaaaaggaagtcGCAGTCAGGTAAAGATcgctttaatttgaaaatccAGATTTTGGCTACTTAAATGTAAAGAAGGTcgtccatttttcttttttacccgGGAATGTGATGAAAGCATAATTGTAGAGCTGTTAATTAATCTCTTAAGAGACTTAATGGAGGGAACTTACAGAGGGTGACCTCATTTCAGTCCTGGAGGCGTTGGTGGGTGACAAATACTTTCCCTTTTTAGCACCTAGGAGGTAGATAAAATAGGATTAGATAGTCCTTTCATGGCAGCTTTTTAGAAAGGCATTGTCGCATATATTCCACATCACCTGATCTATTTTTGGTTTAAACAAAGAAGGCTCATATGAAATCAACAAGATAGCTGAGGCCTAAAAAACAAAGACGTTGGGAACCAACCTGACGGACGTCCATGATTGGCCGAGCTCGTTGAAATGCTAATAGATTCCACAGCTGGACGTCTGGGAGGGGATTTCACAGGCGAGCGAGTCCCGCGTTTAAAACCTAAATTGAGGACAGGAAGGTGGATGTGTTTTACATCCGCAGCAACTTCAATCCACTAATGTTTTTTATGATGAGAAAGGTGTGGATGCTGCCTCATAAATGCTCTTGCAAAGCTGGTGTgtactgaaatatctcaacaccTTTTTAACTGATTGCAATATTACAGACATGCATGGTCTCTACAAGGTAACATTATCTTAGGTGAGCCGCTTCCCTCTAGCGCCACCCTCAGGGTCACAGTCTGCGGGTTTCAGTAAGTGTATATGGCTTCGTGGatgacatttttcaaaaagatGGAAACCAACCTGGAGTGGTGGTCGTTGAAAAGCTTGTGGATTCCACAGCTGGACGTCTGGGTGTGGATTTCACAGGTGAGTTAGTCCCATGTTTAATACCTGAAATAAAAGACAGGAAGGTTTATGTGTTCAAtctgcagatgttttttcttatgttttcATATAAATCTACAAAAATCGGACTTTGtagcatgtgtttgtgcaggaggCCCCCACGAAAACCCTGTGGGGCCCTTCATCGAAATCTTTAAACAATTACAACATCAAAAAACTATTGTTGCTGTAGGCTAACGTAATCAGCTCTTCTCTGGGCCCCTCTTTTATTGCGGGGCCCCAGGTAATTGCCAGCTTTGCCTCAAACCTATTTTTGTTGCTTCATGAACTTTTAGCCATAATACTTTTGTCCATTATTAACTGTGACTCACCCTGGTTTTCAGAGTCGGGCTGGGGTTTCTGTGGAGAGACGTCCATGAGGTTCACAGGGTCAGACAGAGCAAAGCAGACTGGAGGAGGGGCCGGTGCCGGGGACGTGGGAGGTCTTGTTGGAATCACGTTAGAAGACGGCGAGGACATGAATCCAGGCTTATGTTGCTCAGCTTCAGCATCTCTGTGAGAAAGTCACATGAATTGAGCCAATAATTCTGGGACCGTTAACATACCTGATAGACatgtaacacacaaacagagctgataatcagaaatgaaaagaaggaaaaaagacCTCACCTCTTCGCATGATAAGGGTGGGGAGAAGAATGGAGGGATCAGCAGCAGAGATTGGAAATGAGAAAGTGGAGTGTTAGGAGAAGGGAAAGTTCAGGCCTGGCACTCCTCAGGGTTTGTTAGGACCTGGGACAGAGCGGCTGCACTCTGAGCCAGTCGGCAAGAACAGAGATGGATGAAGCTGGAGGTTTCTGCATTCTGGAGAACGAACACGCTCAGTGGTCACAGACGTTTGAAAGACTAAATGTTTTTCTCCACCCGTGTGACCCTCCTGTTCCCGGCTGAGTGAGTTCTGGAGTGATCATTGATTAGTAGATGATTGAAGGGTTCTTACTTTAGAACGAGCTCGGTTCTCACAGGGTAGAACTTTGATTGTCCCTCTCGGCAAACCGGATCTGTAGAGACACAATTGTacggaaaaaaaggaaatgaaataaaaataaataagcaacacatttttattaaaacaaatttaaatttgcAATTAATCTGTCATTTAAATTTGTTGATTAATTGTTATCCATCAGAGACATAACAAGACAATACCTCGTGAACTGTTTGTCTCATTTGaacgtgtgtgtattttaaaggGCTCAAGAAAAAGCAGTCCAGAATTTTGTGCGATTTGAAGACGTGATATGTTCAATGTtgataaactttgaataaacagctcTCTGTGCAGCGGTGATGCTGTGGAGTCACACAGCCGATCTTTTACTGCAAGTTACTTTTACAGCTTCATAAAGAAGAGCTGCAACCATCctattccaaacaggcaggttcagaACAGCCACTGcactttaatataaaaacagagGAGAGCAGTGGATGAGATTTGAAACTGAAAAAGACCTGCTAGATAAACAACTTATAATCTAAATTGTTCTGTTGATCAACCAATTGGACTAATTTTCAGCGCTGAAAAAAGGAGAAGCGTTAAAGCTCATCACTGAATTATCCCGTCAGATGCACAATAtcacatcatttattttaaatcattaaaacgtacattttaaagtgttttatgaATGGGGTGTGCACTCAAAGTTTCTATATGACGAAAAAAACTCCCTGGGATCTTCTCCATGTCTGACACTAAAACATCAGATCAGAAGAACAATTACTGGTTTAATTTCTTTCACCATATACGTCCCTGACCTGAACCTGCATATGTGTATTGAACCCACAGATGATTGTCTAATCTGTGTGTGAAATTCATGGATAAATGTCCAAACTCTCTAAAAATGTGAGCGTTAATCCTGATTTCCAAGACCAACTGGAGTTTCGTCCGTATCAACAAGCAGCAGAACTACTCTCCGTGATAGAGAGACTTCTGTCAGTGCTCATACTGTGGCAACAGTTAATTGTATTTCTGTCTTAAAAGCACATCCATTCCCCGGAGAATGACAGTTCAACTCCGAAAGTTCAttacaggtgtgagacagaaaattaaaatgtcagtGAGCAGCGCCGCAGATAGATGCTCCGGCTGTATAAATAGGGCAACAGTGACAAAAGAGCTTTGTTTTCTATGAATGCGttctgagacagacagacaatggGCGAGGGGGTGGATGCTGGCTAGATGTCAAATAATGGATCAAGAATGACTGAAATGAATTTAGCAGCTCTTGCCTTTGGCGGTTGCGTGTACAGTCGCTGGCCTCGTGTCGTCTTTGTCGACGGCCTTCAGACGTGGCGATTCCTTATTGTCCGCCTGGCTGGTGGAGCGCTGTCCTGCCCGCTTTCCTGCTGGGCCTTGGCTGCGTTTCTCCATTCTCAACCCGGGGCTGTCAGCTGAACTTGGCTCGTCTCcaaacctgcagagagagagaaagccctCGCCATCAGCCTCGATGAGAAAAGTCATTACACAGGAACAACACACAGTGGGGAAAGACGAGATGTATCCAGGAAGTCCAAATCTCACCGTTTCTCTGCCGAACGGACGGTGAACGCCcgtttgttgttattgttgcagTTTTCTTCAGCTACTTTCCTTCCAGTTGGGTTCCTGGCTCTGCTCTGGTCGTCGTTAGGCCAGAGCGTGACCTTTGGCCTCTCCCAAACACCTGAGGGCTCCGTGGGCTTCCTGTTGTCAGCTGAGGTCTGCGTCACTGGTGAAGCCGTCTCGAAAAACCTCTGCCGGGCCGTCTGCGTCCTCTGGGCCGACGACGTCCAGGTCTGGGGAGGTGAAGTCGCACTGACTGGCTTCTTGATGATACTGAGCGGGGCTGACAGCACAGACGACGGCAGCAGTGCATTCTGGGTTTGGCTGGCACCATTGGATCGCACAGGTGAAGTGGCGGGAACGTTTTTGCTGGCGacctcagaggaggagggaggtttGCAACTTTTGTGCTGGGTGCTGCAGATGAAAGAGTCTGGAGTCTTCCCGAGTTTGTAGCTTCCTGCGTGGAGCGTGCCGGAGCACTCGCTGCATCTGGtggaaatgtataaatatcAAATTACCaaagcaatgaaaacacaacacatgacaGGAATGTATCAATAAATATGGATCCAGTTCTTACTTGAAACAGCTTCTGTGAAAGAGCTTGCCTTCCACAAAGTGCCTCTGCACCAGATGAACATGGTTCTTGCAGGCCACACATTTGCTGTTGAGAGTCCCGGATTTGTTGGCGTTTTCTGCCAAAACCACCTtctgtgaaagaaaatgagaaTCCAAAACCTACCCACTGAAATATAATCAAAATGCACCTTATCTTTAAataagtgtttatttaaaatgaacattatAAGACTGTAAACACGTGATGCTGATTCCTGACCTGAGCAGCAGCTCTGGGCAGTTTGGGTGACGTCTGAGCAGTGTGAGTGGACGGTGAACGATTCTCTGCCGTGGTTTTAGACACAAAGGGTTTGGCGACCACAGGgagattcttcttctctgatgGCTCCTCCTTGGAGCCCTCTGCTGGCCTCTTCACACCTCCCACTGAGCAGACAAATAACTGTCAAACACCGGGAGAGATACTGTCCACCTGCAGCCTAAGAATACATGAAAACTGCAAGGATGGTTGTGTGAATCCACCAAACCAGTCCATTAGCAGGAAATATGGTGACAATCTGTTTCTGAATTATGACGTCAAATAATGACCAAGACAATGTTTTTTTGCAGAAATGATGAGGTCAAAAGTGAGGTTGATGTTTGACTCCAAATTGCATCATTTTATCCAATTAGACGTTTTTCAATTTAACAAAATGGGATTTGTGGTGTCAGAGTGACCTTTAACCCCAAAGAATAAAAATCATTTCATCATAGAGTTTAAGGCCCGTCCACACTTATCCAGATGTTTTGTGAAACTTTGTCCTCCGTGCGTTTTGGCCTCAcgtccacacacaaacacaaacgtttTAAGTCCTTTTACCAGAGACTTTTTCCAAACGCCTTCCAAAGAgcagatgtttttaaaacttGAGCACTTGTGAAACAATGACGTCACAACTCACTTGTGCTAACTTGTGCATGCCCACTGTTGCTCTGCGTAACGAGTGCGCACCATGAACAACAAGCTCACTCAATTAGCTCACCGAGCCTGCTCACGCTGTTTTTCTTTGGCATTTGTCGTATTGATGTAGACTTTATCGCAACCTACTGGCCCTGCATGCTTGTTTTCAGCGTTTGGAGAAAATTTTGTGTTCTCGTCTAGGAAGGGAGGGAAAAGTATCTATATAAATTGACCTTTTACCTTTAACTTACAAAGTTTAATCAGTTACTTTTTACATCCCACTGTTAATTTCTCAGCAAAGTCCCTCAAGGTGGTgatgagatattgtgttcaataggccaaaaatgtgttttgagggGTTATGGTGACATTtcacctttgaccaccaaatgcTATAAGTTCATCCTGGAGTCCAAGTGGACACGTTTGCCGAATTTAAGAGATATGACATTCAGAACTTGGACAAACAGACAACTCCCCAAAAAAGGTCTGAATATAGAAAATCTTTGGGCCCTTTCACATAGAATGTTGTTTGTGCTGCACTTGCAACTGGGGTCAGAACAATAAGCagacttttcaacatttttagcAGGAACTACGTTACTACATGTACTTTTAGCGGGTCACTTTTAGTTTTCTCAGGAAAAGTATATCCCAGGGAGCTCGGACACAATGTGAGCTTGTCCTGCATTGTTCATTCGGTGTCTGGCTGCAAGCTTTGTTTCTATTGGCTCAGTGGTCAAAGTTTAACATTGAACTTTACACTTTGCTCAGTGCAGCGGAAAATAAAACGAACTGTCCTTGTGAAGCACATGCCGTGTCCTATCTGAAAGGGCCTTAAATGGGATGGTGCACGACTGCTCCACAGTTCTTGGTCATGCTCTCACTTGCGGGCCTTCCCTTGAAGTAGTTGTAGTACTGGGAGACGTAGGTGAGAATGCTCAGCCTGTCCGGGATCCTTAACGCCACCATGTCTTCTGCATCTAACAAAGCCGGGATCCCCAACTTCTCCTCTGCGACCTGAAAAGCcttgagaggaaagaaagaaatccaaAATTCAACCAACGGTTATCGACTGCTGCCAAGACGACGTTTAATGGTAGTGTGTGTTGGGCCAAGTAAACAAAaccaaagcatttttttttactaccaCACAAAACCATGGGCACACAGTCTCCTGACATTAAAGCATGTGTAAAAATGTCAGCTGGTGGACTTTAAATAGACCCTTCTGTGGCCCGGCCCCAGAGAGGTCTGAAAAGGGAGCTGTATAGTGAATAGCCAACTTCCTGTGAGCTGGTCGGGATAAGAATGGAGATGGAAGGAGCAGGATACCAGGGCATTGTTAAGGATCAGCCTGTGACACGCTCATTAAACTTAGAGCAAAGCCCCAATGAAAAGTGTTTACGTAaatagaagagaagaaaaatacagaagaGAGAACAACCTCTTATTCAACAGCTCCTGCAAGAACAACCACCTGTAAGTAACATGAGACTAGTCATGAAATATAGAAGGGTGTGAATTACCACACCGGTCTCATTCTCATATTCCAGTGCAGAGAGCATCTTCAGCTGATGAGAGACGTAAACACACTTAAACCGCAAATCGTGGTTTTAGGTTCTTCCTGCTTCCCCCCCTCCCAAGACGTTCAACAGCGTCTTCATCAAATGGATCTAGTGGCAGGCTGACAACAAGCCTCATTCAAAATGAATAGATCTGGAGAGCCTCTCCCCCACCCACGAGCTCAGGTTTGTTGCCATCGGTTCATCcaggaagaagcaggaagtcGTGAAGAGGGCGCACTGCGGCCCTGCGTGGGGCCTGTCATCCTCACAGGAAGCTGGTGGAGTGGAAGAAGACTAAATAATGGAGAGGTCCCGGCCGCGCCGCTCGGGTCGCGGAAGGGTTAAGAAAATAAACGAGGTCAAGTGCAAGGAGGGAAGGTACAGATTGAGATATTTAAAGTTTGAGTGCTGCAACGGTAAAATATGGAATCAACCAGCAGCATAAAGGCCACAAGAAGATTTTTGTCTAATGTGTCTGGGgtggaaatgtttttcctctatCCTGGAGAGCGTGAAGTCAATACGACAGAAGCGCCAACAACTTACCAGTCTGTTGTTCTCGAACACATCCTCCTTTCTGAGTGAGTCATAGTTTCTggacacacaggaaaacaatgGACACTTACAGACATGTTGGACAACACCTCATGAAGCGTATATAGCATCAGGACTTTGAGGAACTAAAACTAAAATGGGTTTTCTatgcaacaacaaacacacttttaCATTACGGGCTCAGATAATAACATAACAGCAGACACTTAAGGGGTTAAAACGTGATTAGAATTAAACTGATCACTGATGCTCACAGACAGATATGAACTCTGGGAGGAAGCTACAACACTCAGAGATATTTATAGTGGTCTCTCCTTCATCCTGAGCTGAATACTCACATGAGGTCCGGTCTGTATTTGTGGATGAGAGCACAGAAAGCCAGCCCGCTCCTGAATGAGGTGGTCATGTTGGTGACGGCCACATCTCTGTAGCCGTCGCACTGCAGCCTGCACCACTGCTCCAGAGCCTTGATGGCAGCCATGCTCCCGCAGACACTCACCGACGCTGTGCGGGACGATCACCGCGGACCAGGCGCGCAacaggcaggaggggggggagccggaggagagagacagatagaacaacaacagtgtgtgtgtgtctctgtgtgtgtgtgtgaagagtttGACCGTGAACTGCGCACTGTGCAGCAGCTGcgtcctgtttcctcctcctcctcctcctcctcagtgggcggatggatggatggagtgtgCGGTGGACGGGCTGCGTGCGTGTGACGGTGCACGTTTCTCATTACGCTAATTAACACCGACTGATGATTCGTCCTTCACAAGCATCGAATTAGACCCAGACAGAGATATGCAAATCATTTTACAAGTTTACGTTTAGTAAAGGATCAGTTTCCAGTAAATCCTGCAAAATTAAAAACTCATTCTTTTAACAATGACCTAAAGTGACCTAAATGTTAATGCACAGTCCCATGCAGGGGAAAATCTAACATTATTTCTGCAAAAATAacattattgtataaaatagtCAGTGACAGATTGAAGTTTGAGACTGAAGTCAAACACACTTGTgatcatattttataatattgtaGTGATCTGCGCACCTCCTGCGCAGatcgcttctgcgcaggaggttCGCAGATCACTTCTGCAGAAGGTGCGCAGATCGCTACTGCGCAGGTGGTGCAAAGatcgcttctgcgcaggattaatttaatttaatttaattttatcttgttttattttattttattttattttattttattttattttattttattttattttattttattttattttattttattttattttattttattttattttattttattttattttattttattttattttattttattttattttattttattttattttattttattttattttattactaaCTGTGTTGTATTCAACGGTGGATTttctattttgtatttctatctatctatctatctatctatctatctatctatctatctatctatctatctatctatctatctatctatctatctatctatctatctatctatctatctatctatctatctatctatctatctatctatctatctatctatctatctatctatctatctatctaaaatccaaaataaCCGTCATCTTAAGGTGAAATAAAGGAAAAGTCTCTTTTCAGTTTATGTTTTAGATTATGAATTCCTCCTGTCTGTATTAGTCACCTGGaaattacatttactttaaagTATATGCTTCTTAACATTTtattgtatgtatatgtatatgtgcaTAGATAACATAAATTACAAAAATGAGTCACTTATTCATGAACCGCCatattggggggggggaggatgctTCTGTGCTTTTCCATATTTAAATGGTCCCTTTAGATGTGAAATGCGGACATTTGCAATAATATTTCCATTCAAAGCTTCATGAAATTCATTGTTTCGGGGAGGGGGTCAGTGAGGGGGGTGCTGATGGATTTCTGCGGTAATTAAACACCAGGCTTATATCTCTGGCGGCATGTTGGGGTCATTATGAAGGAGGAGAACCAATAACAGAATCTATGACATGCTTTTTTTCGAACTCAGTCACATTTGTGTGGGGCCTAATTAGGCACTAATTGAGGCCAGCTATAGTCACAGAAGAATTCTGACCTAATTGGCCCACAGTGCAGTGTCCCACTCAATTTTAGGGGAAAACTGGTGACGTGATCTCTGAGCAACTTTCAAGCAACAACAGAGTGTGAAGAATTATACCACTATACGCAAACGTCCATTTAATTCAAATCTTGTGCTTCTCTGACCCGTTTTGAAATGCAGTTTCAGTTTTGACCCAcagacctctgacccctgacgtGAGGACTGTAATGAGTGTGAGACCAGATCTGAACTTTAGTGTTTGAAATGTGAGCGACCCACAGTGACCTCATTCACAACAGAACGGGTTTCAAACACTATCAGCATGAATTGTTTATTAGTTGTCACCACAAGAGGCCTCAGGAGATATatgcagagaaaacacagcttTAAACGTCTACAACAAATTTGCTGCGTgacaaaaatacagtttaaaaaaacaggagTATTTGAAGAATGAAGCCTTGTCTCCACTTTAACTTTCTTGACTGAGAGCATGTTTGTGACCAGAGGGGGGCAGTGTCACTCTGCACTGTTAAAATACAGTTTCATCAATGGAAAACTGTTGGCACATGCATACACAATACATGaagacatatatatacatatacatacacaatacatacatacacataaatacatatgtAATAGTGTTGATGTATCTAGTGTGAACTAGATTGAAGTCAGAACACCACCTGCAgactttattttagtttatagTCTCAATTTAACAAACCTGTGTTTTTCTCAGGCCAAAACCAGATCAAGAAAACCAGAAGGAAACTTTTTCTACTGGTCACATTCATTGGCCTCAACATTGATCTACCACAGTTATTGTATTACATTTCTATAATTTTGTGTGTTCTGACTGGTTTAAACATTTTCTTGTCTTTAGATTAACATGAGTAACAAATGTCAGTGTGATGTACATATTTTTACAAGAGAAATCCATCCATCATGTAATTTATATACTGTAGATTCACGCCCCATGATTCAATTTTTCAGCTATTTCCATCGTTTCCTATGAGGACGTGTGGCGGCTCGCAGACATCCTGCCTGTGTCTGTGGAGGTAACCGAGAAGCGAGAGGTCAGGGATAAGCTCGTCATTAAtggaatcatttaaaaaaatcactcCACTGCATCTCATTCCCACTGTTCTCTAATGAGTTAGGGTGAGACTGAAATGATAAGACGGCCACAGTTTTCATTTGTCTCTGTTTCGTTCTGTAAAGGACCTAGAATACAATGTTTCAGTATAAACAGGTTTAAGATGGGACGATGAAAGTCAGATTCAAATTACaataacagacaaacagtgCATCCATGTCATGTTATCTGATTAATTCACTTAATGTAGGATGGatttttttgttacatt encodes:
- the micall2a gene encoding MICAL-like protein 2a, which produces MAAIKALEQWCRLQCDGYRDVAVTNMTTSFRSGLAFCALIHKYRPDLINYDSLRKEDVFENNRLAFQVAEEKLGIPALLDAEDMVALRIPDRLSILTYVSQYYNYFKGRPAMGGVKRPAEGSKEEPSEKKNLPVVAKPFVSKTTAENRSPSTHTAQTSPKLPRAAAQKVVLAENANKSGTLNSKCVACKNHVHLVQRHFVEGKLFHRSCFKCSECSGTLHAGSYKLGKTPDSFICSTQHKSCKPPSSSEVASKNVPATSPVRSNGASQTQNALLPSSVLSAPLSIIKKPVSATSPPQTWTSSAQRTQTARQRFFETASPVTQTSADNRKPTEPSGVWERPKVTLWPNDDQSRARNPTGRKVAEENCNNNNKRAFTVRSAEKRFGDEPSSADSPGLRMEKRSQGPAGKRAGQRSTSQADNKESPRLKAVDKDDTRPATVHATAKDPVCREGQSKFYPVRTELVLKDAEAEQHKPGFMSSPSSNVIPTRPPTSPAPAPPPVCFALSDPVNLMDVSPQKPQPDSENQGFKRGTRSPVKSPPRRPAVESISISTSSANHGRPSGAKKGKYLSPTNASRTEMRSPSVKSYHVPAEQIERELSDIETNLAQLEQEGVELEKDLRSCEEEGEGDILMDPLMVDWFNLIRKKQMYIRKESELVYTARTQELEQQQPGVEGELRRLLETPDHLKSRAERQRETTLMQMLMEIVNGRNAIVEGLDEDRLREVEEDQQLNEMMKNLGVKKTKNKRKSSISKLFRRRSKRRVE